Proteins encoded in a region of the Nonomuraea helvata genome:
- a CDS encoding HipA family kinase, which yields MLETIAATRYVTPLREGGSLPGVVEADDLGTYVVKFREAGQGRRVLVAEIIAAELGRRLGLRIPDLKLIDLDPQLAIREPDEEVQDLLKASTGLNLAVDFLPGALGFEPLAWVADPVFAARVVWFDGLIHNIDRSWRNPNLLVWHRDTWLIDHGAALWFHYNWKTANPERVFNAGDHVLAPYAGDVRAAGAELAGKIDRELLETVTALVPDEWLDGEPGFDGPGAVREAYVDHLLRRAHGPHEWLVRSEAKAQPAGPGTVGEFWRGGDR from the coding sequence GTGCTGGAAACGATCGCAGCCACCCGTTATGTGACCCCCTTGCGGGAGGGCGGGTCGCTGCCGGGCGTCGTCGAGGCCGACGACCTGGGCACCTACGTGGTGAAGTTCCGTGAGGCGGGTCAGGGCCGGCGGGTGCTGGTCGCCGAGATCATCGCCGCCGAGCTGGGCCGCCGGCTGGGGCTCAGAATTCCCGATCTCAAGCTCATCGACCTGGACCCGCAGCTGGCCATCAGGGAGCCGGACGAGGAGGTGCAGGACCTGCTCAAGGCCAGCACCGGGCTCAACCTGGCGGTCGACTTCCTGCCCGGCGCGCTCGGGTTCGAGCCGTTGGCCTGGGTGGCGGATCCGGTGTTCGCGGCGAGGGTGGTGTGGTTCGACGGTCTCATCCACAACATCGACCGCAGCTGGCGCAACCCCAACCTGCTGGTCTGGCACCGCGACACCTGGCTGATCGACCACGGGGCGGCGCTCTGGTTCCATTACAACTGGAAGACGGCCAACCCTGAGCGGGTGTTCAACGCGGGTGACCACGTGCTCGCGCCGTACGCCGGTGACGTGCGGGCGGCGGGCGCCGAGCTGGCCGGTAAGATCGACCGGGAGCTGCTGGAGACCGTGACGGCGCTGGTGCCCGACGAGTGGCTGGACGGCGAGCCGGGGTTCGACGGGCCGGGAGCCGTGCGGGAGGCGTACGTCGACCATCTGCTGCGGCGGGCGCACGGCCCGCACGAGTGGCTCGTGCGGTCCGAGGCGAAGGCTCAGCCGGCAGGGCCGGGAACCGTGGGCGAGTTCTGGCGGGGAGGCGACCGGTGA
- a CDS encoding TetR/AcrR family transcriptional regulator, producing MGRLNADDWAKAALDALAEGGTAAVAVEPVAVRLGVSKGSFYWHFPNRQALVEAALERWEAETEAIIAGLVQVRDPVERMRVLLERAFGDGRDAAISFRLISEADDPVVGPVVGPVVRRVTERRLAFMRAALEEAGQSPEEASRRAQDAYGGYLGLAALARIGVATEVPKPPEAAKPPATAARIGAAAEAPSGLVDLAMVKLGLPPR from the coding sequence GTGGGTCGGTTGAACGCGGACGACTGGGCGAAGGCCGCGCTGGACGCGCTGGCGGAGGGCGGCACGGCCGCCGTGGCCGTGGAGCCGGTGGCGGTGCGGCTCGGCGTGTCGAAAGGCAGCTTCTACTGGCACTTCCCCAACCGCCAGGCGCTGGTCGAGGCGGCGCTGGAGCGGTGGGAGGCCGAGACCGAGGCGATCATCGCCGGGCTGGTGCAGGTGCGCGATCCGGTGGAGCGCATGCGGGTGCTGCTCGAGCGGGCCTTCGGTGACGGGCGTGACGCGGCCATCTCGTTCCGGCTGATCAGCGAGGCCGACGACCCGGTGGTCGGCCCAGTAGTCGGCCCGGTGGTGCGGCGGGTGACCGAACGGCGGCTGGCCTTCATGCGGGCCGCCCTGGAGGAGGCCGGCCAGTCGCCGGAGGAGGCGTCCCGGCGGGCGCAGGACGCGTACGGCGGCTATCTCGGCCTCGCGGCCCTGGCCCGCATCGGTGTGGCGACAGAGGTCCCGAAGCCCCCGGAGGCCGCGAAGCCCCCGGCAACCGCGGCCCGCATCGGCGCGGCGGCGGAGGCCCCGAGTGGCCTGGTCGATCTGGCCATGGTGAAGCTGGGCCTCCCGCCCCGCTGA
- a CDS encoding GNAT family N-acetyltransferase, translating to MLRTSASRVLDDSDRDEVLALLDTDPVANVFVSSRVRAVGLNPARLGGQMWGFGPRGGLVSLCYAGANLVPVNAGPEAVHAFADRARKQGRRCSSIVGPVDAVSLLWERLEPHWGRARAIRWAQPVMATSRKPSVPPDPLVRRVRPDEFELVLPACVAMFTEEVGVSPNLGDGGALYRTRVAELIRIGRSYARIDEGRVVFKAEIGAVTPQACQIQGVWVAPELRGRGHAVAGMAAVVEAALSLFAPVVTLYVNDFNHSARAVYRKVGFQEVDTFMSVLF from the coding sequence ATGCTGCGTACATCGGCGTCGCGCGTGCTCGACGACAGCGACCGGGACGAGGTTCTCGCCCTGCTGGACACCGACCCGGTCGCGAACGTCTTCGTCTCCTCCCGAGTGCGGGCCGTCGGACTCAATCCGGCGAGGCTGGGCGGGCAGATGTGGGGCTTCGGGCCGCGCGGTGGACTTGTGTCACTCTGTTACGCCGGTGCCAACTTGGTGCCGGTCAACGCCGGTCCCGAGGCCGTGCACGCGTTCGCCGACCGCGCCCGCAAGCAGGGGCGCCGCTGCTCCTCCATCGTGGGCCCGGTCGACGCCGTCTCCCTGCTGTGGGAGCGCCTCGAGCCGCACTGGGGCCGGGCCCGGGCGATCCGGTGGGCGCAGCCGGTCATGGCCACCTCGCGCAAGCCGTCGGTGCCCCCCGATCCCCTGGTGCGCCGGGTGCGGCCGGACGAGTTCGAGCTCGTGCTGCCTGCCTGCGTGGCCATGTTCACCGAGGAAGTCGGCGTCTCGCCCAACCTCGGCGACGGCGGCGCCCTCTACCGCACCCGCGTGGCCGAGCTGATCAGGATCGGCCGGTCCTACGCCCGCATCGACGAGGGGCGGGTGGTCTTCAAGGCGGAGATCGGGGCCGTCACGCCGCAGGCCTGCCAGATCCAGGGCGTCTGGGTCGCGCCGGAGCTGCGGGGGAGGGGCCACGCCGTGGCGGGCATGGCCGCCGTGGTGGAGGCCGCGCTGAGTCTCTTCGCTCCCGTGGTCACGCTGTACGTCAACGACTTCAACCATTCGGCCAGGGCCGTCTACCGCAAGGTGGGCTTCCAGGAGGTCGACACGTTCATGTCGGTCCTGTTCTAG
- a CDS encoding LLM class flavin-dependent oxidoreductase, whose translation MKFSIFLNPQIPGSGYAAEENAKARRPIGRDTESYQKLLHEVREIAVHADQLGFDALMMTEHHFHSEGMEFSVNPLMFLTDLAARTERILLAPLGLVLPAWDPIRAAEDVALLDQFCKGRLRLGVARGYQNRWMNVLGQRWHAAAARSDGSASDTRNFDVFGEVLKIMKMAWTQETLRYKSDVLDYQVPYPFEGIEGWPALEWTRTFGAPGELSEDGKVQAVSVCPRPYQNPHPELWQPFTISDRSVIRAAQEDILPWMFTPNPDDHAAKAKLYQEESAKQGRHYKLGEHTGILKIVGIADTTEEAINTFGRSIPKDFAAFFGPFGYLEVLRKKEDEKHKPISPEKGDAKRMNDVEMALFGTPDDVKRGIQRMLDRMPDLEWFGLYMQGQQGVLPLDTVKRNLELFATKVIPEFP comes from the coding sequence GTGAAGTTTTCTATCTTCCTGAATCCGCAGATTCCCGGCTCCGGGTACGCGGCCGAGGAGAACGCGAAGGCCAGACGGCCCATCGGGCGCGACACCGAGTCGTACCAGAAGCTGCTGCACGAGGTGCGGGAGATAGCGGTGCACGCCGACCAGCTCGGCTTCGACGCGCTGATGATGACCGAGCACCACTTCCATTCGGAGGGCATGGAGTTCTCGGTCAACCCGCTGATGTTCCTCACCGACCTCGCCGCCAGGACCGAGCGGATCCTGCTCGCGCCGCTCGGCCTGGTGCTGCCCGCCTGGGACCCGATCAGGGCGGCCGAGGACGTGGCCCTGCTCGACCAGTTCTGCAAGGGGCGGCTGCGGCTGGGGGTGGCGCGCGGCTACCAGAACCGGTGGATGAACGTGCTGGGCCAGCGCTGGCACGCGGCAGCCGCGCGTTCGGACGGGTCGGCCTCCGACACGCGGAACTTCGACGTCTTCGGCGAGGTGCTGAAGATCATGAAGATGGCGTGGACGCAGGAGACGCTGCGCTACAAGTCGGACGTGCTGGACTATCAGGTGCCTTATCCGTTTGAGGGCATCGAGGGGTGGCCGGCGCTGGAGTGGACCCGGACGTTCGGCGCGCCGGGCGAGCTCTCCGAGGATGGGAAGGTGCAGGCCGTCTCCGTCTGCCCCAGGCCGTACCAGAATCCCCACCCGGAGCTGTGGCAGCCGTTCACGATCTCGGACCGGTCGGTCATCAGGGCCGCCCAGGAGGACATCCTGCCGTGGATGTTCACCCCCAACCCGGACGACCACGCGGCCAAGGCCAAGCTGTACCAGGAGGAGTCCGCCAAGCAGGGCCGCCACTACAAGCTGGGCGAGCACACCGGCATCCTCAAGATCGTCGGCATCGCGGACACCACCGAGGAGGCCATCAACACCTTCGGCCGCAGCATCCCCAAGGACTTCGCCGCCTTCTTCGGGCCGTTCGGCTACCTGGAGGTGCTGCGGAAGAAGGAGGACGAGAAGCACAAGCCCATCTCCCCGGAGAAGGGCGACGCCAAGCGCATGAACGACGTGGAGATGGCGCTGTTCGGCACCCCTGACGACGTCAAGCGCGGCATCCAGCGGATGCTCGACCGGATGCCCGACCTGGAGTGGTTCGGCCTCTACATGCAGGGGCAGCAGGGCGTGCTGCCGCTGGACACGGTCAAGCGGAACCTGGAGCTGTTCGCCACCAAGGTCATCCCGGAGTTCCCATGA
- a CDS encoding alpha/beta hydrolase — translation MKRVMGVVASVALLVGGIVSADGTALASGATGMPGNVAWAPCPSEPERATPAELECATVRVPLDYREPMGQAITLAINRIRAKVSRDANHLGTLLVNPGGPGASGRELTEFVAAALPQDVSARYDIVGFDPRGVGGSEPAVHCVDPESYFKAPRPDAVPHGEVEERVLLSRAADYANRCGDHWAWLLPYLTTENSARDMDSIRAALGEEKISYLGYSYGTYLGAVYATLFPSRVKRLVMDSTIDPTLVWYESNLRQDSAFEHRHRQFLAWTARHNSVYKLGATAKQTSFAYYAMRDRLHARPAGGIVGPSELDDIFTTAGYSDRVWPQFAQAWSSYVRQGDVGGLLGLYEKYGKDDEKAENGYAIYLGVQCTDAKWPREWATWKADMTRMHRQAPFMTWPNAWFNAPCLYWSAPGGTPVEVKGSRKLPPILMIQSRDDAATPYKGALEMRRHFDHATMVVEGGGNHGVSLAGNTCVDARLAAYLRDGTLPRRDVECPALPEPKASQHMAAENPSGGLLGLLGLLQGI, via the coding sequence GTGAAGCGGGTCATGGGGGTTGTGGCCAGTGTCGCGCTGCTCGTCGGCGGGATCGTGAGCGCGGACGGGACGGCGCTGGCCAGTGGTGCGACAGGGATGCCGGGCAACGTGGCGTGGGCGCCTTGCCCCAGCGAGCCGGAGCGGGCCACGCCGGCCGAGCTCGAGTGCGCCACCGTACGCGTGCCGCTCGACTATCGCGAGCCCATGGGGCAGGCGATCACGCTGGCCATCAACCGGATCAGGGCCAAGGTGTCCAGGGACGCCAACCACCTGGGCACGCTCCTGGTGAACCCCGGCGGGCCGGGGGCGTCCGGGCGCGAACTGACCGAGTTCGTGGCCGCGGCGCTGCCGCAGGACGTGAGCGCGCGGTACGACATCGTCGGGTTCGACCCGCGCGGCGTCGGCGGCAGCGAGCCGGCCGTGCACTGCGTGGACCCGGAGAGCTACTTCAAGGCTCCCCGGCCGGACGCGGTGCCGCACGGGGAGGTGGAGGAGCGGGTGCTGCTCTCGAGGGCGGCCGACTACGCGAACCGGTGCGGCGACCACTGGGCCTGGTTGCTGCCGTACCTCACCACCGAGAACTCCGCCAGGGACATGGACTCCATCCGCGCCGCGCTCGGCGAGGAGAAGATCAGCTACCTCGGCTACTCGTACGGCACCTACCTGGGCGCCGTCTACGCCACGCTCTTCCCGTCCAGGGTCAAGCGGCTCGTCATGGACAGCACGATCGACCCCACGCTGGTCTGGTACGAGTCGAACCTCCGGCAGGACAGCGCCTTCGAGCACCGCCACCGCCAGTTCCTCGCCTGGACCGCCAGGCACAACTCCGTCTACAAGCTGGGCGCCACCGCCAAGCAGACGTCGTTCGCCTACTACGCGATGCGCGACCGGCTGCACGCCCGCCCGGCGGGCGGCATCGTCGGACCGAGCGAGCTCGACGACATCTTCACGACCGCCGGGTACAGCGACCGGGTGTGGCCCCAGTTCGCCCAGGCCTGGTCCTCGTACGTACGGCAGGGCGACGTCGGTGGGCTGCTCGGCCTCTACGAGAAGTACGGCAAGGACGACGAGAAGGCCGAGAACGGCTACGCCATCTACCTGGGCGTTCAGTGCACCGACGCCAAGTGGCCGCGCGAGTGGGCCACGTGGAAGGCCGACATGACGCGGATGCACCGCCAGGCGCCTTTCATGACCTGGCCGAACGCCTGGTTCAACGCCCCCTGCCTCTACTGGTCGGCCCCGGGCGGCACGCCGGTCGAGGTGAAGGGGTCGCGGAAGCTGCCGCCGATCCTCATGATCCAGTCCCGTGACGACGCAGCGACGCCGTACAAGGGGGCACTGGAGATGCGCAGGCACTTCGACCACGCGACCATGGTGGTCGAGGGCGGCGGCAACCACGGCGTCTCGCTGGCCGGCAACACCTGCGTGGACGCCCGCCTCGCGGCGTACCTGAGGGACGGCACGCTGCCGCGGCGGGACGTGGAGTGCCCCGCGCTGCCCGAGCCGAAGGCGTCCCAGCACATGGCGGCCGAGAACCCCTCGGGCGGCCTGCTCGGACTCCTCGGGCTGCTTCAGGGGATATGA
- a CDS encoding NAD(P)/FAD-dependent oxidoreductase encodes MTDHHLLIVGGGIAGSCLAQGLRRAGLGVTLFERDPSAAHRPQGYRISLKETGARALRACLPDGLFDLAVATSIRPATRMIFMETDLRPKFAKDIPETRPGVDGFGVNRLTLREILISGLSDSVRFGMDFQRYERLGDGRVRAHFAGGRSVDGDLLVGAEGVGSRVRAQLLPDAVVDELDWALYGRTWITPDLLAATPPELVDSFNRVIAPDGGAIAIATCRPLTPVPEAVARHAPGTRLTDIPGYFSWTLSAPGPRPDGVPPAALHRLAMDTVRGWHEGVRRIVHEASPEETFVLRTHSARRVEPWDDPAITLVGDAVHSMSPGRGEGANVGLRDARVLSDLLGAAAAKGHPLATAKASYERRMLDYAFTAVDASRHHPFAPFQPRTPAG; translated from the coding sequence ATGACCGACCATCACCTCTTGATCGTGGGAGGCGGAATCGCCGGATCGTGCCTTGCCCAGGGCCTGCGACGGGCAGGCCTCGGCGTCACCCTCTTCGAACGCGACCCCTCGGCCGCCCACCGCCCCCAGGGGTACCGCATCAGCCTCAAGGAGACCGGCGCACGGGCCCTGCGGGCCTGCCTGCCGGACGGCCTGTTCGACCTGGCCGTGGCGACGTCCATCCGCCCGGCCACTCGCATGATCTTCATGGAGACCGACCTGCGGCCCAAGTTCGCCAAGGACATCCCGGAGACACGGCCCGGCGTGGACGGCTTCGGCGTCAACCGGCTCACGCTCCGCGAGATCCTCATCTCTGGGTTGTCGGATTCCGTCCGTTTCGGCATGGACTTCCAGCGGTACGAGCGGCTCGGCGACGGCCGCGTACGCGCTCACTTCGCGGGCGGCCGGAGCGTGGACGGCGATCTGCTCGTGGGGGCGGAGGGCGTAGGCTCGCGGGTGCGGGCGCAGCTCCTGCCCGATGCCGTGGTGGACGAGCTCGACTGGGCCCTGTACGGCAGGACGTGGATCACCCCCGACCTGCTGGCCGCCACGCCGCCGGAGCTGGTCGACTCGTTCAACCGGGTCATCGCCCCCGACGGCGGCGCGATCGCCATCGCCACCTGTCGCCCGCTCACTCCCGTCCCCGAGGCCGTGGCCCGCCATGCCCCCGGCACACGGCTGACGGACATCCCCGGTTACTTCTCGTGGACGCTGAGCGCCCCCGGCCCGCGCCCCGACGGCGTGCCCCCGGCCGCCCTGCACCGGCTGGCCATGGACACGGTGCGCGGCTGGCACGAGGGCGTGCGGCGCATCGTGCACGAGGCGTCGCCGGAGGAGACGTTCGTCCTGCGGACCCATTCGGCGCGGCGCGTGGAACCGTGGGACGACCCTGCGATCACACTGGTAGGAGACGCGGTGCACAGCATGAGCCCAGGGCGGGGCGAGGGCGCCAACGTGGGGCTCCGGGACGCCCGGGTGCTGAGCGACCTGCTCGGGGCGGCGGCGGCCAAGGGGCACCCGCTCGCGACCGCCAAGGCCTCGTACGAACGCCGCATGCTCGACTACGCCTTCACCGCCGTCGACGCCTCCCGCCACCACCCCTTCGCCCCCTTCCAACCCCGCACCCCGGCCGGCTGA
- a CDS encoding DUF3037 domain-containing protein — MTRDVYEYAVIRVIPKVERGELINAGVLLYCQPRDYLCARVQLDPGRLRALDPGVDIDGVRRALSAYELACGDKPGPLAEESLGGRFRWLTAPRSTIVQAGPVHAGLTADPDTELNRLFDKLVRV; from the coding sequence GTGACCAGGGACGTCTACGAGTACGCGGTGATCCGCGTGATCCCCAAGGTGGAGCGCGGCGAGCTGATCAACGCCGGCGTCCTGCTCTACTGCCAGCCGCGCGACTACCTGTGCGCCCGGGTCCAGCTCGACCCGGGCCGCCTGCGCGCCCTCGACCCGGGCGTCGACATCGACGGGGTACGCCGGGCGCTCAGCGCGTACGAGCTGGCCTGCGGCGACAAGCCGGGACCGCTGGCCGAGGAGTCGCTCGGCGGCAGGTTCCGCTGGCTGACGGCTCCCCGCAGCACGATCGTCCAGGCCGGGCCCGTACACGCGGGCCTCACCGCCGACCCGGACACCGAGCTGAACAGGCTGTTCGACAAACTCGTACGGGTCTAG
- a CDS encoding S8 family peptidase: MDPAVTEQVNHGKAVRVIVEVDHASDAPAVARKTDRSSLKSSIESPPGSSDNFVATIDRQGLESLRSDDRVKLVLEDGSFEPTLLSSIKIIGADQAHAGGFTGKGETVAILDTGVDTSHPFYADRIAGEACFSEINAADSTTSLCPNGQKTQFGKGSADARNPRCRNGDKSICDHGTHVTGIAAGRKTTGAPADGVAPEAKIFAVQVFSRVDDARRCGGRPAPCARAYYSSIRNALRYIADQPGVVAANMSLGAGRYSTACDTEAIGRFFKPAIDALATKGVASVFSAGNAGNPNGVGAPACISSAVTVGATDDEDAPARFTDRGPLLDLFAPGVQIESSLPGNVYGTATGTSMSAPHVTGAFAVLRQAMPNATVAQLLKRLQDTGKPITYGGVTTKRIDLFKALPPKPTPTPTPTPTATPTATPTAAPTSTPSPTSTSTPPTSQPEPDSIIFDPNTEPVVDSCVRGKGTKPLSSKQWATEMLKNKGALSDQTLVCYLSIVQNGSKVFPELSKAGTLARAYKVLTTKSKIAKALLDRELLAAWLNYAHGVYNSSAKVYGDTTLKQAIETAEKRRIGKATTAQLKSSAVFLYRHVNK, encoded by the coding sequence GTGGATCCCGCGGTCACCGAGCAGGTGAACCACGGGAAGGCGGTGCGTGTCATCGTCGAGGTGGACCATGCAAGCGACGCCCCAGCGGTGGCCAGAAAGACGGACCGCTCCTCGCTGAAGTCCAGCATCGAGTCACCGCCGGGATCGAGCGACAACTTCGTCGCGACGATCGATCGGCAAGGTCTCGAATCACTGCGGTCCGATGACAGAGTCAAGCTGGTTCTGGAGGACGGCTCCTTCGAGCCCACCCTCCTGTCCAGCATCAAGATCATTGGTGCGGATCAGGCGCATGCAGGCGGCTTCACCGGCAAGGGCGAGACGGTCGCGATCCTGGACACCGGCGTGGACACCAGCCACCCCTTCTACGCCGATCGCATCGCCGGTGAGGCATGCTTCTCGGAGATCAACGCCGCGGACTCCACGACCTCGCTCTGCCCGAACGGGCAGAAGACCCAGTTCGGCAAGGGCTCGGCGGATGCCAGGAACCCGCGCTGCCGCAATGGCGACAAGTCCATCTGCGATCACGGAACTCACGTGACAGGTATCGCGGCCGGGAGGAAGACGACGGGCGCACCTGCCGACGGCGTTGCTCCCGAGGCCAAGATCTTCGCCGTTCAGGTCTTCAGCCGCGTCGACGACGCCAGGCGGTGCGGCGGCCGGCCCGCTCCCTGCGCCCGGGCGTACTACTCCTCGATCAGGAACGCCTTGCGGTACATCGCCGACCAGCCCGGCGTCGTCGCGGCCAACATGAGCCTCGGCGCCGGCAGGTACTCGACGGCGTGCGACACCGAGGCCATCGGCCGCTTCTTCAAGCCGGCCATCGATGCACTGGCCACCAAGGGCGTCGCTTCGGTGTTCTCCGCGGGAAACGCCGGCAATCCGAACGGCGTGGGGGCGCCTGCCTGCATCTCCTCGGCTGTCACGGTGGGCGCGACGGACGATGAGGACGCCCCCGCCCGTTTCACCGACCGTGGACCGCTGCTCGACCTGTTCGCACCCGGTGTCCAGATCGAGTCGTCCTTGCCGGGCAACGTGTACGGCACCGCCACCGGCACCTCGATGTCCGCCCCGCACGTGACAGGAGCGTTTGCCGTGCTCAGGCAGGCTATGCCGAACGCGACCGTCGCCCAGCTCCTCAAGCGGCTTCAGGACACAGGCAAGCCGATCACTTACGGCGGGGTCACGACCAAGCGGATTGACCTTTTCAAGGCTCTGCCCCCCAAGCCGACCCCGACCCCGACCCCAACCCCGACCGCCACCCCGACGGCCACGCCGACCGCCGCCCCCACCAGCACTCCGTCGCCGACCAGCACGTCGACGCCGCCCACCTCTCAGCCAGAGCCGGACTCGATCATTTTCGACCCGAACACCGAGCCCGTGGTGGACAGCTGTGTGCGCGGCAAGGGGACGAAGCCGCTGAGCTCCAAGCAGTGGGCCACGGAGATGCTGAAGAACAAGGGCGCGCTGTCGGACCAGACCCTCGTCTGCTACCTGTCCATCGTGCAGAACGGCAGCAAGGTCTTTCCCGAGCTGAGCAAGGCTGGCACTCTCGCCAGGGCGTACAAGGTGCTCACCACCAAGTCGAAGATCGCCAAGGCGCTGCTCGACAGGGAGTTGCTGGCCGCGTGGCTGAACTACGCGCACGGCGTGTACAACTCCTCGGCCAAGGTGTACGGCGACACCACGCTGAAGCAGGCGATCGAGACCGCTGAGAAGCGCCGGATCGGCAAGGCGACCACGGCTCAGTTGAAGAGCTCGGCCGTGTTCCTCTATCGGCACGTCAACAAGTAG
- a CDS encoding MarR family transcriptional regulator — translation MNENRAAQSTFELVLGGGSLLVQVGRELNTETERRLAPLGLTAQQAALLLHASRGDSTPSLLKSRLGTDTAGMTRLLDRLEAKGLLRRVRHPEDRRSIVIELTDEGRALVPGLPPIFGRISHQVFAGFSPEEVAQVTDMLQRILGNLAEGG, via the coding sequence ATGAACGAGAACCGTGCGGCGCAGTCCACGTTCGAGCTGGTCCTGGGGGGAGGGTCGCTGCTCGTGCAGGTGGGCAGGGAGCTGAACACCGAGACCGAGCGGCGCCTCGCCCCCCTCGGCCTCACGGCGCAGCAGGCCGCGCTGCTGTTGCACGCCTCGCGCGGTGACAGCACGCCCAGCCTGCTGAAGAGCCGGCTCGGCACGGACACGGCCGGGATGACCAGGCTGCTCGACCGGCTGGAGGCCAAGGGGCTGCTGCGGCGGGTCCGGCATCCCGAGGACCGGCGCTCGATCGTCATCGAGCTGACGGACGAGGGTCGGGCGCTGGTGCCCGGCCTGCCGCCGATCTTCGGGAGGATCAGTCACCAGGTCTTCGCGGGGTTCTCGCCGGAGGAGGTCGCCCAGGTCACGGACATGCTCCAGCGGATCCTGGGAAACCTCGCCGAAGGCGGCTAG
- a CDS encoding TIGR03619 family F420-dependent LLM class oxidoreductase, with amino-acid sequence MRFWLGASFVDTDQFLELARAAERCGFDTLTLSDHLFYADFATPYPYSRSGRPRWDARTHWPDAWVTIGAMAAVTTSLRFSPNVYIAPARDLFTVAKQVSTAAVLSRDRVTFGVGVGWCKEEFVGTGQDFHTRGRRLDAMLPVLRSLWAGETVTLDGLPELSISPTPARPIPVYVGGDSDAALRRAARLGDGWIGNRIYTEEQLDTVLDTLRQHLSESGRTEPFDIVAPLAVLPDADTYRHFAAKGVTATMAAPWWLATPEEKARYGEGTLELKIATMERFAEEVIAKL; translated from the coding sequence ATGAGGTTCTGGCTGGGGGCCTCGTTCGTCGACACCGACCAGTTCCTCGAGCTGGCGCGAGCGGCCGAGCGGTGCGGGTTCGACACGCTGACGCTGTCGGACCACCTGTTCTACGCCGACTTCGCCACTCCTTACCCGTACTCGCGGTCGGGGCGGCCGCGCTGGGACGCGCGTACGCACTGGCCGGACGCGTGGGTCACGATCGGCGCCATGGCCGCGGTCACCACCTCGCTCCGCTTCTCCCCGAACGTCTACATCGCGCCGGCCCGCGACCTGTTCACCGTGGCCAAGCAGGTGTCCACGGCGGCGGTGCTGTCGCGGGACCGGGTGACGTTCGGGGTGGGCGTGGGGTGGTGCAAGGAGGAGTTCGTCGGCACGGGGCAGGACTTCCACACGCGTGGACGGCGCCTGGACGCCATGCTCCCCGTCCTCCGCTCCCTCTGGGCCGGCGAGACGGTCACGCTGGACGGCCTCCCCGAGCTGTCGATCTCCCCCACCCCGGCCCGGCCGATCCCCGTCTACGTGGGCGGCGACAGCGACGCCGCGCTGCGGCGGGCGGCCCGGCTGGGTGACGGGTGGATCGGGAACCGGATCTACACGGAGGAGCAGCTCGACACCGTGCTCGACACGCTGCGGCAGCACCTTTCCGAGAGCGGCAGGACCGAGCCCTTCGACATCGTGGCGCCGCTCGCGGTGCTGCCGGACGCCGACACGTACCGCCACTTCGCCGCCAAGGGCGTGACCGCGACCATGGCCGCGCCGTGGTGGCTGGCCACCCCCGAGGAGAAGGCCCGGTACGGGGAAGGGACGCTGGAGCTCAAGATCGCCACCATGGAGCGCTTCGCCGAGGAGGTCATCGCCAAGCTCTGA